Proteins encoded by one window of Brienomyrus brachyistius isolate T26 chromosome 1, BBRACH_0.4, whole genome shotgun sequence:
- the LOC125709175 gene encoding transmembrane protein 241 isoform X1 yields the protein MIGLETKQQQSRLKCVGISSPKRWCPRLSAASSVGNVQQMTVNRYALGLVFCCFYVVSYFTNKYVLSVLKFTYPTLFQGWQTFVGGLLLLVSGRLGLVEISRFPRAVVLSWLPGSLLFVGNIYAGSRALSRLPIPMFFTLHNASEVVTHMTSRLTHKEHASWTKLLSVSLLLASAVSLPLVDPQFDPGGYFWAVIHCLCVGAYRVFQKLPKYSHLSDLEQQCINYIFSVLLLAVAAHPTGDLFGVFEFPFLQSYRFHSGCCASALLGFFLLLTAVKLKSGLPLEHCASWLFLAKILAACLSPFVFDIVVSKSALCCLLVNFAGEGLLVYSEYNAASR from the exons ATGATTGGGCTAGAAACGAAGCAGCAGCAATCGAGACTGAAGTGCGTTGGGATAAGCAGTCCTAAAAGATGGTGTCCACGTCTCAGCGCTGCTAGTTCAGTAGGCAATGTTCAACAAATGACTGTAAATAGATATGCTCTGGGTCTCGTCTTTTGCTGCTTTTATGTCGTGTCATATTTCACCAACAAG TATGTCCTTTCTGTCTTGAAATTCACGTATCCCACCCTGTTTCAGGG GTGGCAGACATTTGTTGGGGGGCTGCTCTTGCTGGTCTCTGGGAGACTGGGATTGGTCGAGATCAGTAGGTTTCCTAG AGCTGTGGTTCTCTCCTGGCTGCCTGGGTCCCTGTTGTTTGTGGGCAACATCTATGCTGGATCTAGGGCACTGTCACGCTTG CCCATTCCCATGTTCTTCACGCTACACAACGCCTCTGAAGTGGTGACCCATATGACCTCAAGGCTGACCCATAAAGAG CATGCATCTTGGACAAAACTTCTCAG TGTGAGCCTGCTGCTCGCCTCGGCTGTCAGCCTTCCCCTGGTCGACCCACAG TTTGATCCCGGTGGCTACTTTTGGGCTGTGATCCACTGTTTGTGTGTTG GGGCATACCGAGTATTCCAGAAGCTTCCCAAATATAGCCATCTAAG TGACCTTGAACAGCAGTGCATCAACTACATTTTCAG TGTTCTGCTATTAGCTGTCGCCGCCCATCCGACAG GTGACCTCTTTGGTGTCTTCGAGTTCCCCTTCCTGCAGTCTTACAGGTTCCACAGTGGCTGCTGTGCCAG tgcactgctaggattcTTCCTGCTACTGACCGCAGTCAAGCTAAAGAGTGGCCTTCCCCTGGAGCACTGTGCGAGCTGGCTCTTCCTGGCCAAG ATCCTGGCCGCGTGCTTGTCTCCGTTTGTCTTTGACATTGTTGTCAGCAAGTCTGCTCTCTGTTG CCTCCTGGTCAACTTCGCCGGAGAGGGCCTGCTGGTATATTCAGAGTATAATGCCGCCAGTCGATGA
- the LOC125709175 gene encoding transmembrane protein 241 isoform X2, with amino-acid sequence MTVNRYALGLVFCCFYVVSYFTNKYVLSVLKFTYPTLFQGAVVLSWLPGSLLFVGNIYAGSRALSRLPIPMFFTLHNASEVVTHMTSRLTHKEHASWTKLLSVSLLLASAVSLPLVDPQFDPGGYFWAVIHCLCVGAYRVFQKLPKYSHLSDLEQQCINYIFSVLLLAVAAHPTGDLFGVFEFPFLQSYRFHSGCCASALLGFFLLLTAVKLKSGLPLEHCASWLFLAKILAACLSPFVFDIVVSKSALCCLLVNFAGEGLLVYSEYNAASR; translated from the exons ATGACTGTAAATAGATATGCTCTGGGTCTCGTCTTTTGCTGCTTTTATGTCGTGTCATATTTCACCAACAAG TATGTCCTTTCTGTCTTGAAATTCACGTATCCCACCCTGTTTCAGGG AGCTGTGGTTCTCTCCTGGCTGCCTGGGTCCCTGTTGTTTGTGGGCAACATCTATGCTGGATCTAGGGCACTGTCACGCTTG CCCATTCCCATGTTCTTCACGCTACACAACGCCTCTGAAGTGGTGACCCATATGACCTCAAGGCTGACCCATAAAGAG CATGCATCTTGGACAAAACTTCTCAG TGTGAGCCTGCTGCTCGCCTCGGCTGTCAGCCTTCCCCTGGTCGACCCACAG TTTGATCCCGGTGGCTACTTTTGGGCTGTGATCCACTGTTTGTGTGTTG GGGCATACCGAGTATTCCAGAAGCTTCCCAAATATAGCCATCTAAG TGACCTTGAACAGCAGTGCATCAACTACATTTTCAG TGTTCTGCTATTAGCTGTCGCCGCCCATCCGACAG GTGACCTCTTTGGTGTCTTCGAGTTCCCCTTCCTGCAGTCTTACAGGTTCCACAGTGGCTGCTGTGCCAG tgcactgctaggattcTTCCTGCTACTGACCGCAGTCAAGCTAAAGAGTGGCCTTCCCCTGGAGCACTGTGCGAGCTGGCTCTTCCTGGCCAAG ATCCTGGCCGCGTGCTTGTCTCCGTTTGTCTTTGACATTGTTGTCAGCAAGTCTGCTCTCTGTTG CCTCCTGGTCAACTTCGCCGGAGAGGGCCTGCTGGTATATTCAGAGTATAATGCCGCCAGTCGATGA
- the riok3 gene encoding serine/threonine-protein kinase RIO3, giving the protein MDQIEITAKETKNPWGAPNKAATPCSLADVMSEQLAKQLDEECSVFPACTNVDNVITVDNVDTSSDLMLAQMLQMEFDREFDTQLRREEKKFNGDSKVSISFENYRMVHPYDDSDSSEDEVDWQDTRHDPYGPDKPTTTPRKGFTGKGRNITTKHDEDVCGRKNTARMENFAPEVQVGDGIRMDLKLSNHVYNALKQHCYTEQRRSARLHEKKEHSTAEQAVDPKTRLLMYKMVNAGILENINGCISTGKESVVFHADGGSLEEKAVPTECVLKVFKTTLNEFKNRDKYIKDDYRFKDRFSKLNPRKIIRMWAEKEMHNLARMKKAGILCPEVVILKKHILVMSFIGLDHVPAPKLKEVKLGAEDMKGAYYQVLQVMQQLFQECNLVHADLSEYNMLWHDGKVWLIDVSQSVEPTHPHGLEFLFRDCRNVSTFFQKAGVADAMNVYDLFNAVSGLQIQADTEAEFIAQIEALEKMNEDHVQKHGRKTTASMNDGGPPISDNEDD; this is encoded by the exons atggATCAAATAGAAATCACTGCCAAAGAAACAAAG AACCCATGGGGAGCGCCAAACAAGGCTGCCACCCCCTGCTCCTTGGCTGATGTTATGAGTGAACAGCTGGCCAAGCAGCTGGATGAGGAGTGCAGTGTCTTCCCCGCCTGTACAAA TGTGGATAATGTCATCACGGTGGATAATGTCGACACCTCGAGTGACCTCATGCTTGCCCAGATGCTGCAGATGGAGTTTGACAGAGAGTTTGACACACAGCTACGCAGAGAAGAGAAGAAATTCAATGGGGATAGTAAAG TGTCCATTTCTTTTGAGAACTATCGCATGGTTCACCCTTATGATGACAGCGATAGCTCAGAAGATGAAGTGGATTGGCAGGACACTCGTCATGACCCCTATGGACCAG ATAAGCCCACGACCACCCCAAGGAAAGGCTTTACGGGAAAAGGCAGGAACATCACTACGAAGCACGACGAAGACGTGTGTGGGAGGAAGAACACGGCCCGCATGGAGAAT TTTGCTCCTGAGGTCCAGGTTGGTGATGGCATCAGAATGGATTTGAAGCTCTCCAATCACGTGTATAATGCCCTGAAGCAGCACTGTTACACCGAGCAGCGTAGGAGCGCTCGTCTGCATGAGAAGAAAGAGCACTCTACTGCA gAGCAAGCTGTAGACCCCAAGACTCGCTTGTTGATGTACAAAATGGTGAATGCTGGGATTCTGGAGAACATCAATGGATGCATCAGCACAGGGAAGGAGTCTGTGGTTTTCCACGCTGATGGAGGGAg CCTGGAGGAAAAAGCCGTCCCAACGGAATGCGTACTAAAGGTGTTCAAGACGACCCTGAACGAATTCAAGAACCGAGACAAGTACATCAAGGATGACTATCGCTTCAAGGACCGCTTCAGCAAGTTGAACCCCCGCAAGATCATACGGATGTGGGCAGAGAAGGAGATGCATAATCTGGCCAG GATGAAAAAGGCTGGAATTCTCTGCCCAGAGGTGGTCATTCTGAAGAAGCACATACTGGTGATGTCATTCATCGGCCTGGACCACGTGCCAGCGCCGAAGCTGAAGGAAGTGAAGCTGGGTGCTGAGGATATGAAAGGAGCATACTACCAGGTGCTGCAA GTGATGCAGCAGCTGTTTCAGGAATGTAACCTTGTGCACGCTGACCTGAGCGAGTACAACATGCTGTGGCATGATGGAAAG GTATGGCTGATTGATGTCAGCCAGTCTGTGGAACCCACTCACCCTCATGGACTGGAGTTCCTGTTCAGAGACTGCAGAAATGTATCTACA TTTTTCCAGAAAGCGGGTGTGGCTGACGCCATGAATGTTTATGATCTCTTCAATGCTGTGTCTGGCCTTCAGATACAGGCTGACACTGAGGCAGAGTTCATAGCTCAG ATCGAAGCCTTGGAGAAGATGAACGAGGACCACGTGCAGAAGCATGGGAGGAAGACCACAGCCTCCATGAATGATGGCGGGCCTCCTATATCGGACAATGAAGATGATTAG
- the rmc1 gene encoding regulator of MON1-CCZ1 complex isoform X1, producing MPRDAALPEVTVTLLTLSFSKPENMSEEHYLELCENPVQFENASAVNNVFFDEANKQVFAVRSGGATGVVVKGPDDKNSIAFRMDDKGEVKCIKFSFENKILAVQRTSKSVDFINFIPEFPHLEFSQECKTKNSCLLGFCWTNWNEIVFITDQGIEFYQVFPDKRTLKLLKSQSINVNWYMYCPETSVILLSTTVQGNVLQPFAFKNGTMSKMSKFEIELPAVPKPAKLSLSERDIAVATIYGQLYVMYLKHHSRTANSPGAEVVLYHLPREGPCKKTHTLKLNTTGKFALNVVDNLVVVHHQSSQTSFIFDIKMKDPDSTLNIHQPVLPPRSIHPYKIPLTGPVAVAAQAPVSCELYSSTWSVFQPDIIISASEGYLWHLQVKLQPVVNLLQDKGKLMDFLLRRRDCKMVILFVCSQVIIRGDKGNLPVVATVFDKLNQVYKEYLEAEQSYTMAVESGASRASTVHKRPVRTQAVIDQSDMYTHVLSTFTERKDSSHKFVIAVLMEYIRSLNQFQITVQHYLYELVIKTLVQHNLFYMLHQFLQYHVLSDSKPLACLLLSLESTYPPAHQLSLDMLKRLSTANDEIVEVLLSKQQVLGALRFVRSVGGHDNISARKFLDAARQTKDQMLFYTIFRFFEQRNQRLRGNPSFTTGEHCEEHVAYFKQLFGEQALMKPVTV from the exons ATGCCACGTGACGCAGCCCTTCCTgaagtgacagtaacgctgttGACACTAAGCTTTTCAAAGCCGGAAAATATGAGTGAGGAGCATTACCTAGAGCTGTGCGAAAACCCGGTCCAGTTTGAAAATGCTTCTGCCGTCAACAACGTGTTTTTCGATGAGGCAAACAAGCAG GTGTTTGCGGTCCGGTCGGGTGGTGCTACTGGTGTTGTGGTTAAAGGACCCGACGATAAAAATTCAATTGCATTCag AATGGATGACAAAGGAGAAGTGAAGTGTATTAAGTTTTCTTTTGAAAACAAGATTTTAGCTGTCCAAAGAACATCCAAGTCTGTG GACTTTATTAATTTCATTCCAGAATTTCCTCACTTGGAATTCTCCCAAGAATGCAAG ACAAAGAATTCTTGTCTGCTCGGATTCTGTTGGACCAACTGGAATGAAATCGTCTTCATCACTGACCAAGGGATTGAGTTTTATCAG GTGTTTCCCGACAAGCGCACTCTGAAGCTTCTGAAGAGCCAAAGCATCAATGTGAACTGGTACATGTACTGCCCCGAGACCTCGGTCATCCTGCTGTCCACCACCGTGCAGGGCAACGTGCTGCAGCCATTTGCCTTCAAG AACGGGACAATGTCCAAAATGTCTAAATTTGAGATtgaactgcctgcagtcccCAAGCCCGCCAAGCTCAGCCTGTCAGAGCGAGATATCGCTGTGGCGACCAT ATATGGTCAGCTGTATGTGATGTATTTGAAGCATCACTCCAGAACGGCTAATAGTCCCGGTGCTGAAGTGGTCCTTTATCACCTCCCAAG GGAAGGCCCCTGTAAGAAGACCCACACGCTGAAGCTGAACACAACAGGGAAGTTTGCCCTGAACGTGGTGGATAACTTGGTGGTTGTGCATCACCAAAGCTCTCAG ACGTCCTTCATATTTGATATTAAAATGAAAGATCCGGACAGCACTCTGAACATTCACCAGCCTGTTCTTCCTCctcgatccatccatccctacAAAATCCCTCTGACTG GTCCAGTTGCTGTAGCCGCCCAAGCCCCAGTGTCCTGTGAACTTT ACTCTTCGACTTGGAGCGTCTTTCAGCCAGACATCATCATAAGTGCCAGTGAAG gctATTTGTGGCATCTACAGGTCAAGCTCCAGCCTGTAGTGAACCTTCTGCAGGACAAGGGCAAGCTGATGGACTTTCTGTTGCGGAGAAGGGACTGCAAGATGGTCATCCTGTTTGTGTGCTCTCAGG TGATCATCAGAGGAGACAAGGGCAATCTGCCTGTGGTGGCCACGGTCTTTGATAAACTCAATCAGGTCTATAAGGAGTATCTGGAGGCAGAGCAGAGTTACACCATG GCTGTGGAGTCTGGTGCAAGTCGGGCCAGCACTGTCCACAAGAGGCCGGTGCGCACGCAGGCCGTCATCGACCAGTCGGATATGTACACACACGTGCTGTCCACTTTCACAGAGCGCAAG gattCATCCCACAAATTTGTCATTGCTGTGCTGATGGAGTACATACGCTCTCTGAACCAGTTCCAGATTACTGTGCAG CACTACCTGTATGAGCTGGTCATCAAAACCTTGGTCCAGCACAACCTCTTCTACATGCTTCACCAGTTCCTCCAGTATCATGTTCTCAGCGATTCCAAGCCCCTG GCCTGCCTTCTGCTCTCACTGGAGAGCACATACCCCCCTGCTCACCAGCTGTCCCTGGACATGCTGAAG CGGCTCTCCACGGCCAATGATGAGATAGTGGAGGTGCTGCTGTCCAAGCAGCAGGTCCTGGGGGCGTTGCGTTTTGTCAGGAGCGTGGGTGGACACGACAACATCTCCGCCCGCAAGTTCCTCGACGCTGCCCGCCAGACCAAAGACCAAATGCTCTTCTACACCATCTTCCGCTTCTTTGAGCAGAGGAACCAACGGCTGCGAGGGAACCCCAGCTTCACTACAG GAGAACACTGTGAGGAACATGTAGCGTACTTCAAGCAATTATTTGGGGAGCAAGCGCTAATGAAACCTGTAACAGTTTAA
- the rmc1 gene encoding regulator of MON1-CCZ1 complex isoform X2 produces the protein MDDKGEVKCIKFSFENKILAVQRTSKSVDFINFIPEFPHLEFSQECKTKNSCLLGFCWTNWNEIVFITDQGIEFYQVFPDKRTLKLLKSQSINVNWYMYCPETSVILLSTTVQGNVLQPFAFKNGTMSKMSKFEIELPAVPKPAKLSLSERDIAVATIYGQLYVMYLKHHSRTANSPGAEVVLYHLPREGPCKKTHTLKLNTTGKFALNVVDNLVVVHHQSSQTSFIFDIKMKDPDSTLNIHQPVLPPRSIHPYKIPLTGPVAVAAQAPVSCELYSSTWSVFQPDIIISASEGYLWHLQVKLQPVVNLLQDKGKLMDFLLRRRDCKMVILFVCSQVIIRGDKGNLPVVATVFDKLNQVYKEYLEAEQSYTMAVESGASRASTVHKRPVRTQAVIDQSDMYTHVLSTFTERKDSSHKFVIAVLMEYIRSLNQFQITVQHYLYELVIKTLVQHNLFYMLHQFLQYHVLSDSKPLACLLLSLESTYPPAHQLSLDMLKRLSTANDEIVEVLLSKQQVLGALRFVRSVGGHDNISARKFLDAARQTKDQMLFYTIFRFFEQRNQRLRGNPSFTTGEHCEEHVAYFKQLFGEQALMKPVTV, from the exons ATGGATGACAAAGGAGAAGTGAAGTGTATTAAGTTTTCTTTTGAAAACAAGATTTTAGCTGTCCAAAGAACATCCAAGTCTGTG GACTTTATTAATTTCATTCCAGAATTTCCTCACTTGGAATTCTCCCAAGAATGCAAG ACAAAGAATTCTTGTCTGCTCGGATTCTGTTGGACCAACTGGAATGAAATCGTCTTCATCACTGACCAAGGGATTGAGTTTTATCAG GTGTTTCCCGACAAGCGCACTCTGAAGCTTCTGAAGAGCCAAAGCATCAATGTGAACTGGTACATGTACTGCCCCGAGACCTCGGTCATCCTGCTGTCCACCACCGTGCAGGGCAACGTGCTGCAGCCATTTGCCTTCAAG AACGGGACAATGTCCAAAATGTCTAAATTTGAGATtgaactgcctgcagtcccCAAGCCCGCCAAGCTCAGCCTGTCAGAGCGAGATATCGCTGTGGCGACCAT ATATGGTCAGCTGTATGTGATGTATTTGAAGCATCACTCCAGAACGGCTAATAGTCCCGGTGCTGAAGTGGTCCTTTATCACCTCCCAAG GGAAGGCCCCTGTAAGAAGACCCACACGCTGAAGCTGAACACAACAGGGAAGTTTGCCCTGAACGTGGTGGATAACTTGGTGGTTGTGCATCACCAAAGCTCTCAG ACGTCCTTCATATTTGATATTAAAATGAAAGATCCGGACAGCACTCTGAACATTCACCAGCCTGTTCTTCCTCctcgatccatccatccctacAAAATCCCTCTGACTG GTCCAGTTGCTGTAGCCGCCCAAGCCCCAGTGTCCTGTGAACTTT ACTCTTCGACTTGGAGCGTCTTTCAGCCAGACATCATCATAAGTGCCAGTGAAG gctATTTGTGGCATCTACAGGTCAAGCTCCAGCCTGTAGTGAACCTTCTGCAGGACAAGGGCAAGCTGATGGACTTTCTGTTGCGGAGAAGGGACTGCAAGATGGTCATCCTGTTTGTGTGCTCTCAGG TGATCATCAGAGGAGACAAGGGCAATCTGCCTGTGGTGGCCACGGTCTTTGATAAACTCAATCAGGTCTATAAGGAGTATCTGGAGGCAGAGCAGAGTTACACCATG GCTGTGGAGTCTGGTGCAAGTCGGGCCAGCACTGTCCACAAGAGGCCGGTGCGCACGCAGGCCGTCATCGACCAGTCGGATATGTACACACACGTGCTGTCCACTTTCACAGAGCGCAAG gattCATCCCACAAATTTGTCATTGCTGTGCTGATGGAGTACATACGCTCTCTGAACCAGTTCCAGATTACTGTGCAG CACTACCTGTATGAGCTGGTCATCAAAACCTTGGTCCAGCACAACCTCTTCTACATGCTTCACCAGTTCCTCCAGTATCATGTTCTCAGCGATTCCAAGCCCCTG GCCTGCCTTCTGCTCTCACTGGAGAGCACATACCCCCCTGCTCACCAGCTGTCCCTGGACATGCTGAAG CGGCTCTCCACGGCCAATGATGAGATAGTGGAGGTGCTGCTGTCCAAGCAGCAGGTCCTGGGGGCGTTGCGTTTTGTCAGGAGCGTGGGTGGACACGACAACATCTCCGCCCGCAAGTTCCTCGACGCTGCCCGCCAGACCAAAGACCAAATGCTCTTCTACACCATCTTCCGCTTCTTTGAGCAGAGGAACCAACGGCTGCGAGGGAACCCCAGCTTCACTACAG GAGAACACTGTGAGGAACATGTAGCGTACTTCAAGCAATTATTTGGGGAGCAAGCGCTAATGAAACCTGTAACAGTTTAA